One Variibacter gotjawalensis genomic window, TCGAACGCGTTGGTTGCCTCGCGCACCGCTACCATCTCGGGAATGACTAAAGCGCCGCAGCCGACTTCCAACACCTGCCGCAGCGCCATCAGCGAGCGCATCGCGCCGAACGGTCCCGGCGATGCCCCCGCAATCGCAAACACGCGGTCCTTATAGGCGGCCAGCGGAACTTCCCGGCCCTCGCGCACCCGCGACACCCAGTCAATCGTGTTCTTTAGCAGCGGCGTCACCGACGCATTGTATTCGGGGCTGACGATGAAGATGCCCTCATGCGTGCAGAACAGCCGCTTGAGCTTGTAGGCGTTGTCGGGCGGCCCGTTAAGCGTCTCGAGATTGCCGTCGTAGAGCGGCAATGGGAAATCGCCGAGCGAGATGTGCGTCACCTCGGCGTCCGCAATCACCAGCTCCTTGACGGCAAGCGCGGCAAGACGAGCGTTGAACGACCCGTTGCGGATCGAACCGGCGAAGACCAGGATTTTCGGATTGGCCATGCGCTAAGCCGGCGGCTTAGCGCTTGCGATAGACCCACACGCGCGCCGGCGGCAGGTTTTTCCAGATGCGATCGGACGCTTCGACGCGCACGCCACCGATCGACTTCGGGATGGGCGGCACAACCGCGTAGGTGAATTGTACGAACGGCGCATCGGCCTTCATCAGCGTCAGAGCCTCGCGCAGCAAGCGAACGCGCATACGCAGCGGCTTGGTGAACAGCGGCAACCCCGACACGACGGCAGCGCCCGGCTTGTCGACGATGCCGTGCAGCGTCTCTTTCAGAGCGTAAGCATCGCCCTGCACAACCGTCGCGCGCGGGAAGCGCGTTCGCAGCAACTGGCAGAATGTCGGATTGAACTCGATCAGCACCAGGCGGTTTTCCGCGATGCCGTGCTCGATGAGGGCTTCGGTGATCGGGCCAGTACCCGGTCCAAGCTCGACCACCGGGCCTTCGCCGGTCGGATCGACGTAACGCGCCATGGTGCGCGCGAGCGCGCGGCTTGACGGCGTGACAGCACCAATCGCCAGCGGCTTTTCGAGCCACGAACGAATGAAGTGCACTTCGTCATCGAGACGAAGAGGCTTCTGGGTGCGCGTAAGGGACTGAGTTCGCATCTTTGTCAGTTATGTGACAATCGTAACCCCTATGGGTAGTGCCCACAAGCCACATGGTCAAGTCATAGGCAGCTATTGTCGCTGTGCACTCCCCAGCCCATCGATGAAATCCTTCACTTTGGCGAAGAATCCTGTCGATTCCGGGTGGGTTTCCTTGGACGAAAGTTTGTCGAATTCTTGCAGCAGCTCGCGCTGCTTCTTGCTGAGATTCTGCGGCGTCTCGACGACAACCTGAACGTACATGTCGCCGACCTGCCGTTGCCGCAGCACCGGCATACCCTTCGACGTCAGCCGGAATCGGCGCCCAGACTGCGTGCCTTCAGGCACTTTCACGCGCGTCTTGCCGCCGTCGATCGTCGGCACTTCAAACGTTCCGCCGAGCGCCGCGGTCACCAGCGAGATCGGCGCGCGGCAGTGCAGATCCGCACCATCACGTTGGAAGAACGCATGCTGTTCGATGCCGAGGAAAATGTAGAGATCGCCGGCCGGACCACCGCGTTCGCCCGCCTCACCTTCGCCCGAGAGACGAATGCGCGTGCCGTCTTCGACACCCGCCGGAATGTTCACGGACAGCGTGCGCTCGCGCATAATACGGCCGCCGCCCTGGCATGAGCCGCATGGATCGTCGATCACCTGGCCGCGCCCCTGGCAGCTTGCGCAGGTGCGCTCCATCGTGAAGAAGCCCTGGCTGTGGCGCAGCCGTCCGGCGCCGCCGCAGGTCTGACACGTCTTCGGCTTCGAGCCGGGCTTCGAGCCGGTGCCAGAACAAGCTTCGCACGCGACCGCAGTCGGGATGCGGATCTCTGCCGTCTTGCCCGCGAAGGCTTCCTCCAGCGTGATGTCGAGATTGTAGCGAAGATCGGCGCCACGCTGACGGCCGCCGGCGCGGCCACCCGCCTGCCGAGCCCCGCCCATGCCGAAGACGCCTTCGAAAATATCCGCAAAGGTCGATGCGAAATCGGCGCCGAAGCCCGGACCGCCGCCCTGTCCAGCCGCACCGTGGCCATTCTCGAACGCCGCGTGACCGAAGCGATCGTAGGCGGCGCGCTTCTGTCCGTCCTTCAGGACGTCATAGGCTTCGCTGATTTCCTTGAACTTCGACTCGGCCGCCTGGTCGCCCGGATTTTTGTCCGGATGCCACTGCATCGCCAGTTTGCGATAGGCCGTCTTGAGTTCGCCGTCGCTGACCTGACGCGTGACTTGGAGCGTTTCGTAGTAGCAGACCTTGGCCATCATATTCTCTGTCGTGTCGCACCTGGCAGCGCTCGCTCGGGCGCTGAACCGCACGCTTTGAAAGACAAAGGCCGCCTCCGAGTCCCGGAAGCGGCCCCTGTTATGTCTTTATCGAACGCAAGGCATGAGTCTTACGCCGACTTCTTCTTGTTCTTATCGTCGTCGACTTCGGTGAACTCCGCGTCAACGACATCTTCCTTCTTGGCACCAGCCTCGGCGCCCGGTTGACCTTCGGCACCTTCAGCTTGGCTCTGCGCATACATCGCTTCGCCGAGCTTCATGGAGGCCTGCGCAAGCACGTTCGTCTTGGTCTTGATGTCCTCGACGTCGTCGCCCTTCACGGCTTCCTTCAGTGCTGCGAGACCGTCCTCGATCGCGCGGCGCTCAGCCTCGCCGACCTTCGAACCGTGCTCCGACAGCGCCTTCTCGGTCGCGTGGACCATCGCATCCGCGTGGTTCTTGGCTTCCGCCTTCTCCTTGCGGACTTTGTCGTCAGCCGCATGCGCCTCGGCGTCCTTCACCATCTTGTCGATGTCGGTGTCGGACAGACCGCCGGACGCCTGGATGCGGATCTGCTGTTCTTTGCCGGTGCCCTTGTCCTTCGCCGACACGTTGACGATGCCGTTCGCGTCGATGTCGAACGTGACTTCGATCTGCGGCACGCCGCGCGGCGCCGGCGGGATGCCGACGAGGTCGAACTGACCGAGCATCTTATTGTCGGCCGCCATCTCGCGCTCGCCTTGGCTGACGCGGATGGTCACCGCGCTCTGGCTGTCTTCGGCGGTCGAGAAGACGTTCGACTTCTTGGTCGGGATCGTCGTGTTGCGGTCGATCAAGCGCGTGAACACGCCGCCCAGCGTCTCGATGCCGAGCGAAAGCGGGGTCACGTCGAGCAGCAGCACGTCCTTGACGTCGCCCTGGAGAACGCCGGCCTGCACGGCCGCACCGATCGCCACGACTTCGTCCGGGTTCACGCCCTTATGCGGCTCCTTGCCGAAGAACTGCTTCACGACTTCCTGGACCTTCGGCATACGGGTCATGCCGCCGACCAGAACGACTTCGTTGATCTCGGCCGGGGAAACGCCGGCGTCCTTCAATGCCTTGCGGCACGGCTCGATCGTCTGCTGGATGAGGTCGTCCACCAGCGCTTCGAACTTGGCGCGCGTCAGCTTCAGCGTCAGATGCTTCGGACCGGATGCGTCCGCCGTGATGAACGGCAGGTTGACCTCGGTCTGGGTCGTCGAGGAGAGCTCAATCTTCGCTTTTTCGGCAGCTTCCTTGAGGCGCTGCAGCGCGAGCTTGTCCTTGCGCAGGTCGATGCCCTGCTCCTTCTGGAACTCGTCCGCGAGGTAGCCGACAAGACGCATATCGAAGTCTTCGCCGCCGAGGAACGTGTCACCGTTCGTCGACTTCACTTCGAACACGCCATCGCCGATCTCGAGGATCGAGATATCGAAGGTACCGCCGCCCAAATCGTAGACCGCGATGGTGCCGGTCTTCTGCTTGTCGAGACCGTAAGCGAGCGCAGCCGCCGTCGGCTCGTTGATGATGCGGAGCACATCGAGACCGGCGATCTTACCGGCGTCCTTGGTCGCTTGGCGCTGCGCGTCGTTGAAGTAGGCCGGGACCGTGATGACAGCTTGCTCGACCTTCTGGCCGAGATACGCCTCGGCGGTTTCCTTCATCTTCTGCAGCGTGAATGCCGAGATCTGCGACGGCGAATAGGTCTTGCCGTCCGCCTCGAGCCACGCGTCGCCGTTCGACGCCTTGGTGATCTTGTAGGGGACGAGCTTCTGGTCCTTGGCGACGGTCGGGTCGTCGTAGCGACGGCCGATCAGGCGCTTGACCGCGAAAAACGTACGTTCCGGATTGGTGACCGCCTGGCGCTTGGCCGGCTGGCCGACGAGACGCTCGCCGTCGTCCGTGAAGGCGACGATGGACGGCGTCGTGCGCGCGCCCTCGGCGTTCTCGATGACCTTCGGTGTGGAGCCTTCCATGACCGCGACACACGAATTCGTCGTGCCGAGATCGATGCCGATGACTTTAGCCATAGTAAAACTTCCCTCTCATTGCGGCAGGCCAGCCCGGGCCTGAAATCAGCTCCCGGAAGGGGCGTCCTTAAGGCACCCATGTGCCGTCGGATCAGCCCTCAAAGGCCCCCTTTGCTACCCTTGCGCCGCGAATCCGCGGCTTCGAGGGGCATATAGGAGAGGCCGCATTTCGCCGCAAGGCAGCGGGGTAAAGGAAATTGCTGTGCCGCATGGAGAAATCGGGAAAATCTTGGGTTCCAGGCCTAACGGCGACGCCACCACAACGTGCCGCCCTGAATGGTGGTAGCCTGCTCATAATCGTTGAGCAGTTCGGCAATCACCGGGTCCGATTTCGCCCAGGCGTACCAATCGAACGCGTAGTGATTAAATAAGATGACCTCGGGTTTCTTATCCCGAATATCGGCGATCAGAACGGCCTTCTCGCGAGCGATATGGTCATCGAGCCGCCGGTCGGCCTCAGGACTGACGCCGCCGAACATGCGACGCAGCCGGGCGCCGTGCGCGGCCCAGATGCACGGCAGCGTGCCGACCCACCTCCCGCCGAGCCGGCGCACCAACGGATGCCCCGTGCTGATGTTGGAGCCGATCAGGAGCATCGTGGGATGCGGGCGCACGCGCTCCAGCATGGCGCGCACCGCAATTTCAGGCTCTGCCTCGTCGGAGGCCAGCCAAATACCCCCAAAAATCGCTACGGCCAGCGCCCACGCCATTGCTAGTCCGATTCGGCGCGATGACAGGCGCGACCCAAGGACGAGAATCCCGAGGGCAGTCAATGCGAGCGCCAGCATCGGGTAAGCGTGGTACGCCCAGCCCTTGCCTTGAACCAAAAAGGAAACTGCCGCTCCGACCGCCCCCGCGAAAAGGACCACGGTTGCGGCCGGCCATCGTCCACGCTCGATCATCAAACCGATGACAACGAGAACCAGGAGAGACGGCAAGGCAGGCTGCAGAATAAGGAGCCACAACGGTTCGCGCAGCCACGTATAGGTGTCCGCGACCATCGGCAAAATGACGGTGAAAAACTCTGGAAAGAACCACCAGGCCGCTACGACGTAGAGAAGCGCGACCGCCGCGGCCGCTACGTTGACGATGGCAAAAAGCCCGATGAGCCGACCAGAGCGCCAAGCTGCCGCGATACCACCGGCCGCGACGACTGCTGCGAGTGGCGGCTTGACCGCAACCGCGATTCCCGAGGCGATCCCCGCCAGCAGCGCCCAGCCAAACGGCGCGACAGATCTCTCTGCCTGACGGGCTTGCACAAACAACGAAGGTAGGAGCAGCAGCGTCGCGATATGCTCGCGCTGGCCAAAGGTCAAAGTCGGCAAGATCAAGAACACAGCCGAACCGACAAGGCAGAAGGCGACCGGCTCTGCATCTCCTAAAATCGACGTTCCGCGGACAAGCCGCATCGTCAACGCGAGCGAGAATCCCGCGAGCGCGAATACAAAAAAGTCGACAGCAAGTTCCGGCCGAACGCCGATCAGTTGCGCCGTCCAAACGGGAAACATGTAGATCAACACGCTGGCCGGCGGGTTCGGCTCGAATACATCGACGTAAAGACGCCCGCCGCGAAGCAGCGTTTCGTTGATCGTGATGATCCAGCTAACGTCGGTGTCGGTGCCGTATCGCCAGCGCAGCAGAAGCGCGGCGGTACAGATCAAAGCAAAAGCGGCAGCCGCCCCCGTTGCTCCGACGGCTCGCGGCGACAGCGGCGTTGCGACCCGCTGATCAAGCACCTGACTCATGTCTTCCGCCGCCATAGCCAGCCGCCGCGCACCGGCATGACTTCTTCGTAGCCGTCAAGCAACCGAGCTAGGTCCGGGCTCCGCCGCGCCCAGGCCTGCCAGTCGACCGAACTCTTGCCGAACAGGATGAAATCGGGCGCATGGCGCGCGATATCTTCGGTCACGATCCTTCGCTCGCGCTCGTCGTAGGAGCGAAGCCGCGCGTCGGTCGCGGCATCGATCTCGTGAGTCGCGCGATAACGATTGCCGCCGGCACTCGCCCACATCTGCTGCAGTCGCCCGACCCAAACGCCGTCGACCACGCGGACGAGCGGATGGCCCATACCGATGTTGTTGCCGATCATCAGCATCTTCGGATGCGGATGCATGCGCGCGATCGCTGGCGCGATCTCGATCAGCCGGCCACTCATCGTCATCCACGCGAGCGTGCCAAGCAAAACGACACCGAGGGTCGCCACGAAAGCAATGCCGCGGATCCGGAGCGGTACGTCCGCCGGCCTCTGCTCAACAAGCTTTGTGAGCGGGATTGCAAGCGCGAACAGCGCGAAGGAGAGCATCGGAACCATGTGGTAGCTCCAGCCCTTGCCTTGGATCACATAAGCGACGAAACCGCCAACCGAAGCTGCGACCAGCGCAAGCACCGAAGTCGGCCATGGTCGCGGACAAACGAGCGCAACGAGCACGAGACACACGACCCACAACGGGATCGGCAGTTGCGCCAGGAGATCACCCCAAGCGATGCGGTACGTGAGCAGCGTCTCGGCGACAACCGGCGCGATGTCAGTGAAGTATTGCGGGCAGAAAACATAAATCGCCGCCGTGTAGAGGCCGAACCATCCTGCCGCGATGAAATTCTCCGGCGCGAGTAGAACGCGCAGGCTACGCGCATGCCACGTCGCTGCCAGCAGAAAACCGAGCAGCGCAACCGCTAGCGGCGCTTTAACTGCAACGGCTATTGCCGAACCAAGGCTTGCGATGAAAATCTCGCCCCACGACGGCGTTTCGCCGCCGGCACGACGCAGCGCGAGCAGCATGGTCGGCAAGAACGTGATAACGCCGATATGCTCGCGCTGAGCGAACGTGATCATTGGGAGCACGAGCAGGATCGCGGCCGCGATCGGCAGCAGCGCCGGCATCGCGAGCAAACACAACGCCGCGCTCTTGCGTACCTGGCTCACCGCGAACCAAAGCGATGCGACTGCCAACGCCGTCACCGATAAGTCGACGACAAGCTCAGGCCGCAGATGAAGTACCCGCGCCAGCCACACAGGAAGCGTGTAGATGTAAACCGCCGCCGGTGGATTGTTCTCCATGGCGTCGATGTAGAGCCGCCCGCCATCGAGCAGCTTCTCGTTGGCCGTGATCAGCCAGCTGACATCCGTATCGGTTCCGAGCCACCACCGGCTCACTGCAAAGATCGCGACGACAAGCCCGAGGCAAACGGCCGGCGCAACGCCGACCGCTTCGGTCTTTTTCGCGTAAGTTTCGGCTGTCGAAGCCATGGATTTTCCGGCACAATTTTCGCGCCGGAGCATAGCGCCTGGTCGTTAAGCTTTTCGAAACCGGGCCGCCTCGTTTTTGAGCCGAATACGCCATTTCCGCCGGTTTCAAGCCGGTCTAAGCTGCCGAACATTACCGATGGAGGTCCGCATGCTCGATCGCCGCCAATGGCTCGCCGGCACCGCAACTCTGATGGCTTCGGCGCTCGCGTCATCGCCGCTATGGGCCGCCGACAAGATCAAGCCGGACGCGCAAAGCGTGCTGATCGTCGTCGACGTGCAGAACTGCTTTCTTCCGGGCGGCAGCCTCGCCGTGAAAGACGGCGAGCAAATCATCCCGCTCATCAATCAGCTCGGCAAAGCCTTCCGGCATGTCGTGATCACGCAGGACTGGCATACGCAGCGGCACATCTCGTTCGCGTCGAGCCATCCCGGAAAGAAGCCGTTCGACGTCGTGAAGTTACCCTACGGCGATCAGGTCTTGTGGCCCGATCACTGCGTGCAAGGCACAGACGGCGCGGCGCTGGCGAAAGATCTCGATTTGCCGCACGCGCAGCTCATCATCCGCAAAGGCTTCAACAACGAGGTCGACAGTTATTCGGCTTTCCTCGAAGCCGACAAGAAATCATCGACCGGCCTTGCGAGCTATCTGAAGGAGCGTGGCTTGACGAAGCTGTTCGTCGTCGGGCTCGCCACCGATTTCTGCGTTGCCTGGTCGGCGATCGATGCGCGAAAAGCCGGCCTCGAAGTTACCGTGATCGAAGACGCAACGCGTGGCATCGATGCGCAGGGTTCGCTCGCCAAAGCCTGGGCCGACATGTTGGCCGCGGGCGTCAAACGCATTCAAACTGCCGATATCGCAGCCTGACCCTCACGAAGCCTTGGGTTGTGCAGCCGAAGCTTAAGGCGCAATAGTGGGCCTCCCGAGACTGTAACGGACCAGAAATGCTTGAGTTTTTCGCGCGCGGGACTGCCGCGCTCGTCCTCGTATGCTGGAGCGCTGTGGCGTTCGCGCAGGAGCCGACCTATCCGGCGACGCTGCGCGTCGGCATCGTGCCGCCGCCGAATTTCGTCGCCAGCCCGACCTTCCCGGGCTTCGAGCACAACGATCGCGCGATCCGCATGCTGCTCAGCGAACTGCCGGGCTATGTCTTCGAGGGCCTGCAGAAGGAGGTCGACGAGGATCTCAAAAAAGCGCCCGGCCTCATCACGCGCGAGGACGTCGAACTCAAGAGCGGCGCGAAGGGCTTCATCCTCAAAGGCACGCTGAACAGTCCGCAGGGTCCGGTTTTCAAATGGACGATGGCCGTTCGCTCCGGCGACATTACCGGCATTGTCGTCGTCGAAGTGCCGGACGCCGTGAAGGAGTTCGCCCCTTACGACGCCGTTCGCGCTTCGCTCGACACCGTCACGATCCGTCAGACGGTTCCGAACGAAGAATATCTCGCCGCGCTCCCCTTCGCGATCAACGATCTTGCCGGTTATCGCTTCGTCCGCGTGCAGCCCGGCAACGCCGCGATGCTGACCGAAGGTCCGAAGGATGCGGTCGAAATCATTGAACAGCCGCTGATCATGATCACGATCGCGCCGATGCCGCAGCAGCCGAAGCCGGAGGAGCGCGACGGCATCGCGCGCCGGTTGCTTGGCGAGACAGGGGCATTGAAAGATGTTCGCGTGACGCAAGCGTCGCCGCTGCGCATCGCCAATCAACAGGCTTACGAACTTCAGATCGACGCGAAGGATGCAAAGTCCAACAACGACCTTAAAGCGATCCAATGGATCCGCTTCGGCCAAGGCACGATCATGAAGATATTCGCCGTGACCAACAAAGACGCGTGGGAGACGCACTATCCGCGCCTGCGTCAACTGCGCGACGGCATCGGCCCGAAATAACCGGCGCAATTCACGCAGGCAGCCGCTCGCGTTCTCGCGAGCTTCCGCTCCGAGTTATGCTGCGTCCGGCAGAACCGGACCGGGGGAGAGTGGAGCGCCGGGAAGCGCAAACACGTCTCCGCTGCCACGACGCGGTCCTTTCGGACCGCATCGCTTCGGGCTGCGGCATCGCGCGGAACGCCGCGCGCTCGCCTCCCGACGCTCCACCACGGCTCTGAGCGGACCACGTCCGCCGCGGTTCGGGCCGCGCTTCGGACGGCCTTGCGGCCACGTCCTCAAGCCAGCTCCTGGCGCCCCGGTCGTAATGCCGGGAGGGCGGAGCCCCGAACCGCCCGAGTGCGGGGTTACGACTCCCGCCCGCGGGCACCGTCCCAAAAGCCCATCCTGCGAACGTCTCCGGAAGACGTCCCCCGTGGCCTTGAGTGCGAACAAGATGCGGAAGTTAGGAATTTATGTCAAGGAATATTTTCAGGATATCGAATCTGTTTCGGCTGTCATCCCGGAAGCCGCCTCGCAGCGCGAATGCGCGAGCGAGCGGCTATCCGGGACCCATGTATCCCTGAGCTGATCGTTATCAACGGATACGTGGGTCCCGGCTTGCGCGTACGGCCGCAAAGCGGTCGTCGCTTGGCCGGGATGACGGCTGAAAAAACTAAGCCCCGCCCGATCGAGCGTCTTTCTCTATCGCGGCGCTGCCGCTGCAGGCCGCTGCTGCTGCGTCGGCGACGACGTGTCGCCTTGCGGCACGGGGATGAACGGCAAGGCTGAACCCGGCAGCATTGTCTGCGGCAGGACGCCGTTCCAGCGCTCGACCGCAACGAGGCTCGCGTAGCCCGGATTGTCGAGGAACGCTTTCGCCTTCGCGGCAATAGCGCCGGCTTCAGCGTTACCGCGTAGGCGGATCGCGTCGGCCTCGGCCTGTGCGCGCTCGCGCGTCTGCTG contains:
- a CDS encoding class I SAM-dependent methyltransferase, with translation MRTQSLTRTQKPLRLDDEVHFIRSWLEKPLAIGAVTPSSRALARTMARYVDPTGEGPVVELGPGTGPITEALIEHGIAENRLVLIEFNPTFCQLLRTRFPRATVVQGDAYALKETLHGIVDKPGAAVVSGLPLFTKPLRMRVRLLREALTLMKADAPFVQFTYAVVPPIPKSIGGVRVEASDRIWKNLPPARVWVYRKR
- a CDS encoding NADPH-dependent FMN reductase; amino-acid sequence: MANPKILVFAGSIRNGSFNARLAALAVKELVIADAEVTHISLGDFPLPLYDGNLETLNGPPDNAYKLKRLFCTHEGIFIVSPEYNASVTPLLKNTIDWVSRVREGREVPLAAYKDRVFAIAGASPGPFGAMRSLMALRQVLEVGCGALVIPEMVAVREATNAFDERDNLTDTRAAGALKNAVQRLVDVARSSAIGSGQ
- the pncA gene encoding bifunctional nicotinamidase/pyrazinamidase — its product is MLDRRQWLAGTATLMASALASSPLWAADKIKPDAQSVLIVVDVQNCFLPGGSLAVKDGEQIIPLINQLGKAFRHVVITQDWHTQRHISFASSHPGKKPFDVVKLPYGDQVLWPDHCVQGTDGAALAKDLDLPHAQLIIRKGFNNEVDSYSAFLEADKKSSTGLASYLKERGLTKLFVVGLATDFCVAWSAIDARKAGLEVTVIEDATRGIDAQGSLAKAWADMLAAGVKRIQTADIAA
- the dnaK gene encoding molecular chaperone DnaK, which translates into the protein MAKVIGIDLGTTNSCVAVMEGSTPKVIENAEGARTTPSIVAFTDDGERLVGQPAKRQAVTNPERTFFAVKRLIGRRYDDPTVAKDQKLVPYKITKASNGDAWLEADGKTYSPSQISAFTLQKMKETAEAYLGQKVEQAVITVPAYFNDAQRQATKDAGKIAGLDVLRIINEPTAAALAYGLDKQKTGTIAVYDLGGGTFDISILEIGDGVFEVKSTNGDTFLGGEDFDMRLVGYLADEFQKEQGIDLRKDKLALQRLKEAAEKAKIELSSTTQTEVNLPFITADASGPKHLTLKLTRAKFEALVDDLIQQTIEPCRKALKDAGVSPAEINEVVLVGGMTRMPKVQEVVKQFFGKEPHKGVNPDEVVAIGAAVQAGVLQGDVKDVLLLDVTPLSLGIETLGGVFTRLIDRNTTIPTKKSNVFSTAEDSQSAVTIRVSQGEREMAADNKMLGQFDLVGIPPAPRGVPQIEVTFDIDANGIVNVSAKDKGTGKEQQIRIQASGGLSDTDIDKMVKDAEAHAADDKVRKEKAEAKNHADAMVHATEKALSEHGSKVGEAERRAIEDGLAALKEAVKGDDVEDIKTKTNVLAQASMKLGEAMYAQSQAEGAEGQPGAEAGAKKEDVVDAEFTEVDDDKNKKKSA
- the dnaJ gene encoding molecular chaperone DnaJ, with translation MMAKVCYYETLQVTRQVSDGELKTAYRKLAMQWHPDKNPGDQAAESKFKEISEAYDVLKDGQKRAAYDRFGHAAFENGHGAAGQGGGPGFGADFASTFADIFEGVFGMGGARQAGGRAGGRQRGADLRYNLDITLEEAFAGKTAEIRIPTAVACEACSGTGSKPGSKPKTCQTCGGAGRLRHSQGFFTMERTCASCQGRGQVIDDPCGSCQGGGRIMRERTLSVNIPAGVEDGTRIRLSGEGEAGERGGPAGDLYIFLGIEQHAFFQRDGADLHCRAPISLVTAALGGTFEVPTIDGGKTRVKVPEGTQSGRRFRLTSKGMPVLRQRQVGDMYVQVVVETPQNLSKKQRELLQEFDKLSSKETHPESTGFFAKVKDFIDGLGSAQRQ